A single window of Anopheles moucheti chromosome 2, idAnoMoucSN_F20_07, whole genome shotgun sequence DNA harbors:
- the LOC128299840 gene encoding 3'-5' ssDNA/RNA exonuclease TatD — MANMHEDEMKHCYENLIVVDVGANLTNKKYIRDLDSVIQRAKDSGVQKIMVPGTSVKSSKEALRLTRIYPGIIYSTAGIHPHDSKSIIEEPSTWHDFQVMASAPECVAIGPCGLDYQRDFSEPCIQKEIFERQLKLACDLQKPILIHERSAQEDVLDILTKFQPAQPIIVRGFMGTTDEALKYLERDYYISLTGYLCKDKSDTGVRKLLEDGRLPMERLLVETDSPFMYPNTRASKLPQHVKGGLTERSLLYLHRYCTFQRNEPCSLPAIVEMIAAFMNKKPEDVALATAFNALKLFGLSQ, encoded by the exons ATGGCCAACATGCACGAGGACGAAATGAAGCACTGCTACGAAAACCTGATCGTCGTCGATGTCGGTGCGAACCTAACCAACAAGAAGTACATCCGTGATCTGGATTCGGTGATACAGCGCGCAAAGGATTCCG GCGTACAGAAGATCATGGTTCCTGGCACGTCAGTGAAATCGAGCAAGGAAGCACTACGACTAACCCGCATCTATCCCGGCATCATCTACTCGACCGCCGGTATACACCCGCACGATTCCAAATCGATCATCGAAGAACCGAGCACCTGGCACGATTTCCAGGTGATGGCCAGTGCACCCGAGTGCGTCGCCATCGGACCCTGCGGGCTGGACTATCAGCGCGACTTTTCCGAACCATGCATCCAGAAGGAGATTTTCGAGCGTCAGCTAAAGTTGGCTTGCGACCTGCAGAAGCCCATACTCATACACGAACGATCGGCCCAAGAGGATGTATTGGATATACTTACGAA ATTCCAACCAGCGCAGCCGATCATCGTGCGCGGTTTCATGGGCACAACGGACGAAGCGTTAAAATATCTGGAGCGTGATTATTACATCTCGCTGACCGGATATTTGTGCAAG GACAAATCCGACACCGGCGTACGGAAGCTACTCGAAGATGGCCGGCTACCGATGGAGCGCTTGCTCGTGGAGACGGACTCCCCGTTCATGTATCCGAATACGCGGGCCTCCAAGCTACCCCAGCACGTAAAGGGTGGCCTGACGGAACGATCTCTGCTCTATCTGCATCGTTACTGCACGTTTCAACGGAACGAACCCTGCAGTCTGCCGGCCATAGTGGAAATGATAGCGGCATTTATGAACAAAAAGCCGGAAGATGTTGCGCTGGCCACCGCATTCAACGCGCTGAAGCTGTTCGGCCTGTCGCAATGA